Proteins encoded by one window of Acuticoccus sp. MNP-M23:
- a CDS encoding acyl carrier protein, which translates to MSDTAERVKKIVVEHLGVEQDKVTEQASFIDDLGADSLDTVELVMAFEEEFGVEIPDDAAETILTVGDAIKFLDKNATS; encoded by the coding sequence ATGAGTGATACCGCAGAACGCGTTAAGAAGATCGTTGTCGAGCACCTCGGCGTCGAGCAGGACAAAGTGACCGAGCAGGCGTCCTTTATCGACGACCTCGGCGCTGATTCGCTTGACACCGTCGAGTTGGTGATGGCGTTCGAAGAAGAATTCGGCGTGGAGATCCCCGACGACGCGGCAGAAACCATTCTGACCGTCGGCGACGCGATCAAGTTCCTCGACAAGAACGCCACGTCGTAA